Below is a window of Synechococcus sp. RSCCF101 DNA.
GGCGGGGCCGTTCGCCTGCGGCGACGCGGGAGGGTTGAGGTCACCGGCGGCCTGAGGGAGTGCGGGGGCGCCAGGGCAGCACGCTGCCGTCGGCCACCACCCAGGTGCGCCAACGGTCGCGAGCGGGATGGCCGCCCGTCAAGGCCCCGAAGGACGGCAGGATCAGTGTTGCCAGCTCCTCGGCGAAGGCGAAGCAGGGCAGGCGCAGACGGTCGGTGCGATCACCCAGTCGCACCACCGGATGCAGGTGACCGCACACCCCCAGCCCGGCGGCCGCCTGCGGGGGCCGCTGCTGCGGGGGCTGCGGTTCATGGCTCAGCCAGAGGGGTCCCCGCCCGTGGGACGGCTGCGAGCGCAGCCCTTCGAGATGGATGCGGCGGTCGTGGTTGCCCTCGATCCAGCAGAGGGGGCAGCCGAGCAGCTCGGGCAGAGCCGCCAGGGTCTGGCGGAGCTCCGGGGTCAGGCCCAGACGGCTGTGGAACAGATCGCCGAGCACGATGAGCTCCGAGGGCTGCAGTGCATGGCTGAGGGCGATCAGCGCGTTCAGGGTGGTGCGATCGCCATCACTGGGGAGGGGAATGCCGTGGGCCTGGAAGGTCTCGGCCTTGCCGAGGTGAAGATCGGCCACCAGCAGGAGTCGCTGCGCGGGATCCCAGAGCGCCCGGTCGCCCAGCAGCATCAGATCGTGGCCCTGCCAGTCCCAGCGGAGGCCCTCAATCCCCGGGGGCAGGGCGCTCACCGGGCGCCCATGACCCGCTGATGGGCGGGACGCGCCCGGGTGGCGGCGATGCAGGCCTGAACCGAGGGGTAGGGGGAGAGATCGAGGTCCGGGAAGAAGAGCGGCAGATAGGCCAGGTGCGACAGCACGGAGCAGTCGGCCACGCCCCAGCGATCGCCCACGAGCGGGCGATCCGGCTCCAGCAGGGCATCGAGCCGTGTCATCAGGGCGGGGAACTCCCGCTCCTGGTTGCTGGGCACGAACAGGGCGATCGAGAGGGTGGAGTTGGCGAAGAGCACCCACTGGATTGCCAGGCTGCGCTCGACCGGATCGGCGAAATCGCCGCCGTGGTTCTCGGCCAGATGCAGCAGGATCGCTCCGTTCTCGAACAGGTGCAGGGGGCCGCCATCCGGCCCCCTGAAGCCGTGGTCGGTGAGGGCGGGCACCTTGGCGAAGGGATTGATCGCGAGGAAGGGCGGCTGCCTGTGCTCGCCGGCCTTCAGATCCAGCTCATGCCAGTGGTAGGGGATGGCCCGCTCCTCCAGATACCAGCGGGGCATCGAGGCCCGTGAACGGGGAGCCCCGTGCAGCGTGAGGCCGCTGGGAGCGGGGCCGGAACGGTCTTCGGAGGAGCTCGGCATGGGCGCTGCCGGGTGGGGCATGGGAGGCCAGCGAGGCTAGGGAGCCGCTCCCTCAGGCCTCGGCCCGCTGGGCTTCGGCCATCAGGCGCTGCACCCGCTCCAGAACGCTCTCGTTGCTCATGCGGTTGTTGAGCCGCTCCACCAGCAGCGGGAACGCCAGGGGGCCGGGCCGGGGCGTGCGCTCGTGCCTCACCGTGCAGCGGCCGAGGCGGCCGAGGGCCTCCCGCAGGCGGGGCAGTTCCAGCTGCTCCTCCAGCACCTCCCGCCTGGCCTGAGCCAGCAGCCGGTTGCCGGGTTCATGGCGCTGGAACACATCGAACAGCAGGGCAGAGCTGATCTGGAGCTGACCGGCACTGCGGTTCTGGCCCGGGTAGCCGCTCTGGATCAGGCCGGCGATCTGGGCGATGGCCCGGAAGCGCCGCCGGCAGAGTTCCGAGAGGTTGAGGGCCTGCTCCAGATCGGATTCGAGTGAGCCGGGATCCAGCAGGTCCTCAAGGGCGCTCTCCACCAGCTCGGCCATCGGGTAGCCGCGGGGCGCGAGCAGCTCGAAGCCGTAATCGTTCACCGAGACGGTGAGAGTGCCCCGCTCCAGGCGCGTCAGCCGGGCGGACCAGAGGAACCCGAGTCCCTCGTGCACGAAGCGCCCCTCGAACGGATAGGCGTAGAGATGCACCCCTTCCCGCGTGCGGCAGGTCTCGATCAGCAGCTCGCCGAGCCGCGGCAGACGGGAGAGGTCCTGCTGCCGCTCCAGCAGCGGCGCCAGGGCCTGCAGCTCCGGCGTGTCCAGCTCGCCGCGGGCGGCCCGGTCCACCTCACGCCGCAGGTGCTCGGTCAGCAGGGATGAGAGCGCCATCTGACCGCCGGCCCAGGCCGGCACGGTGCGGGTGCGTCGGGTGCTGCTCTTCACATGGGCCGTCATGTCGCGCAGCCGCACGAACTCCAGCTGCCGGCCGGCGAAGAAGAAGACGTCGCCGGGTTTGAGCTGACCGATGAAGGTCTCCTCCACATGGCCGAGCACCGACCCCCGCACGAAACGCACGGTGATCGCCGGGGCCGCGGTGATCGTGCCGATGTTGAGGCGGTGCAGGCGCGCGATGGCCTGCTCCCGGACCCGCAGCCGTTCAGCGCCGCCCCCATCGCGCTGGCGCTCCAGCTTCCGGTAGCGGGGATAGGCCGCCAGGCAGGCGCCGCCACTCTCGAGAAACTCCAGGGCCCAGACCCACTCCGCATCGCTGAGATGGCGGTAGCTCCAGGAGCGACGCACCGCCGCCAGGGCGGGACCGGGCTCGAACCCGGGTCCGCAGGCCAGGCTGGTGAGGTGCTGCAGCAGCACATCCAGAGGCGCCTGCGGCGGACGGCGCTCCTCCACCAGACCCTCGGCCAGGCCGCGGCGCACGGCACTGACCTCCAGCAGCTCCAGGGCGTTGGTGGGCATGAACAGCACCTGGGAGGTTCCGCCGGGGGTGTGGGCCGAGCGGCCGGCCCGCTGCAGCAGGCGG
It encodes the following:
- the pdeM gene encoding ligase-associated DNA damage response endonuclease PdeM, with amino-acid sequence MSALPPGIEGLRWDWQGHDLMLLGDRALWDPAQRLLLVADLHLGKAETFQAHGIPLPSDGDRTTLNALIALSHALQPSELIVLGDLFHSRLGLTPELRQTLAALPELLGCPLCWIEGNHDRRIHLEGLRSQPSHGRGPLWLSHEPQPPQQRPPQAAAGLGVCGHLHPVVRLGDRTDRLRLPCFAFAEELATLILPSFGALTGGHPARDRWRTWVVADGSVLPWRPRTPSGRR
- a CDS encoding glutathione S-transferase family protein, with product MPSSSEDRSGPAPSGLTLHGAPRSRASMPRWYLEERAIPYHWHELDLKAGEHRQPPFLAINPFAKVPALTDHGFRGPDGGPLHLFENGAILLHLAENHGGDFADPVERSLAIQWVLFANSTLSIALFVPSNQEREFPALMTRLDALLEPDRPLVGDRWGVADCSVLSHLAYLPLFFPDLDLSPYPSVQACIAATRARPAHQRVMGAR
- a CDS encoding ligase-associated DNA damage response DEXH box helicase encodes the protein MRADAEAGAADPRLGPIEAWFATRGWTPMPFQRRAWQAELAGREGLIQVPTGSGKTYAAVMGPIASMLADDPARPGLRLVYLTPLRALSRDLALAIREPIEAMGWPLRVAIRNGDTSSSQRSRQLSSPPHILITTPESLSLLLANPRAEQLFAGLESVILDEWHELLGSKRGIQCELCLSWLRQQRPQLRTWAISATIGNLEEAARHALGLGSEPVLIGGAPERATEIRSLLPESIDGFPWAGHLGLRMYEELVGALRPDVSTLLFTNTRNQSERWQQCLRFACPEMEDQLALHHSAIDRGEREAIEAGVKNGSIRWVVCTSSLDLGVDFQPVQQVVQIGSPKNLARLLQRAGRSAHTPGGTSQVLFMPTNALELLEVSAVRRGLAEGLVEERRPPQAPLDVLLQHLTSLACGPGFEPGPALAAVRRSWSYRHLSDAEWVWALEFLESGGACLAAYPRYRKLERQRDGGGAERLRVREQAIARLHRLNIGTITAAPAITVRFVRGSVLGHVEETFIGQLKPGDVFFFAGRQLEFVRLRDMTAHVKSSTRRTRTVPAWAGGQMALSSLLTEHLRREVDRAARGELDTPELQALAPLLERQQDLSRLPRLGELLIETCRTREGVHLYAYPFEGRFVHEGLGFLWSARLTRLERGTLTVSVNDYGFELLAPRGYPMAELVESALEDLLDPGSLESDLEQALNLSELCRRRFRAIAQIAGLIQSGYPGQNRSAGQLQISSALLFDVFQRHEPGNRLLAQARREVLEEQLELPRLREALGRLGRCTVRHERTPRPGPLAFPLLVERLNNRMSNESVLERVQRLMAEAQRAEA